A DNA window from Anaerolineales bacterium contains the following coding sequences:
- a CDS encoding glycosyltransferase family 39 protein, translating into MTMTIRSTPTFLRPRTVWLAAAFGILILWRQLLSERSLEAAGPGALIDGLFSLIFCAAAAALCLGLGFFMLRWFPPAELTCGERWVFAAAGGGGVAGTVLATVGMLAGATPGWVQAVLIALSIPAGFGWEDEWRDGGNPAVHLRKILRSLPSADAAVAGLAGLVLLTCLIRASAPPWDPDGLIYHLEAPRRFLEAGRVIPLAENAPANYPLLVEMLYMAGMAFGSDTAARIMHVGAFFMLLAGTGLFARRLFGVRVARIAVVILLGIPILPFWATLAHTDMAWAAFELLSIYAAYLFLNEGGRPAAIFWAGALAGFAMASKLLAVGTAVWLAIWILAGMRREPRNCFAALAVYGISAAAPLLPWLAKNWIGFENPFHPLAFGTFPAGAEQTVWMNYMQNGFGVGRAFSDYLLLPINLYLRHADFSTVGGTIELPSLVFPLAVLLPFVRPDAAGRNLAAFVLFRAAFWAAGAQQIRMLLPLFPVLSILAALVVRRIAERLREGFVYRVVSRSLLGGLAAATLIYQGLDLLQTQPWLPAFGAQSKSAWLAEQVGDFRAVRFIAESLPAEARVMMLWDGRGYYCDQRCVPDTLHAQWTVRVAGGGDPAAVAAGLRAEGFTHLLLSGSDAAFLLSHDPDGSQRAAWDYLIREFLPSCGRRVYTDGHAAVYEIACAGGEGSSGGGKPGSPRKG; encoded by the coding sequence CACGCCCACCTTTCTCCGTCCGCGGACCGTATGGCTCGCGGCGGCGTTCGGGATTCTGATCCTATGGCGGCAGCTGCTTTCGGAGCGAAGCCTGGAGGCGGCCGGTCCGGGCGCGCTGATCGACGGCCTGTTTTCCTTGATCTTTTGCGCGGCGGCCGCAGCCCTCTGCCTGGGATTGGGATTCTTCATGCTGCGATGGTTCCCTCCGGCGGAACTCACTTGCGGGGAACGATGGGTTTTCGCAGCAGCCGGAGGCGGCGGCGTGGCGGGGACGGTCTTGGCAACGGTCGGGATGCTGGCGGGAGCAACCCCCGGATGGGTCCAAGCCGTACTGATCGCCCTCAGCATCCCGGCGGGGTTTGGGTGGGAGGACGAATGGAGGGATGGGGGGAATCCGGCCGTGCATCTGCGGAAGATCCTCCGTTCGCTGCCTTCCGCCGACGCGGCGGTCGCGGGATTGGCGGGCTTGGTTCTGCTGACGTGCCTCATCCGGGCTTCCGCCCCGCCGTGGGATCCGGATGGATTGATCTACCATCTGGAGGCGCCGCGCCGATTCCTGGAGGCCGGCCGGGTGATTCCCTTGGCGGAGAATGCGCCCGCCAACTATCCGCTGTTGGTGGAAATGCTGTACATGGCCGGCATGGCGTTCGGGTCCGATACGGCGGCGCGGATCATGCATGTCGGCGCGTTTTTCATGTTGCTGGCCGGGACCGGCCTGTTCGCCCGCCGGTTGTTCGGAGTCCGGGTGGCGAGAATCGCGGTCGTGATCCTGCTCGGCATCCCGATCCTGCCTTTCTGGGCTACTCTGGCCCATACCGATATGGCCTGGGCGGCGTTTGAATTGCTTTCCATCTACGCCGCGTATCTGTTTCTGAACGAGGGCGGACGTCCGGCGGCGATCTTCTGGGCTGGCGCGTTGGCCGGGTTCGCCATGGCCTCAAAACTATTGGCCGTGGGGACGGCGGTATGGCTGGCGATCTGGATCCTGGCCGGGATGCGCCGGGAGCCTCGGAATTGCTTTGCCGCGTTGGCCGTGTATGGCATCAGCGCCGCCGCGCCCCTGCTGCCATGGCTGGCCAAGAACTGGATCGGATTTGAAAATCCGTTCCACCCGCTGGCGTTCGGGACTTTTCCGGCCGGCGCGGAACAGACCGTCTGGATGAATTATATGCAGAACGGTTTCGGAGTCGGCAGGGCTTTTTCGGATTACCTGCTGCTGCCGATCAATCTGTATTTGCGGCATGCGGATTTTTCCACGGTGGGCGGGACGATCGAACTACCCTCGTTGGTGTTCCCGCTGGCGGTTTTGCTTCCTTTTGTTCGGCCGGATGCGGCCGGCCGTAACCTTGCCGCCTTTGTCTTGTTCCGCGCGGCTTTTTGGGCCGCGGGAGCCCAGCAGATCCGGATGCTGCTGCCGCTGTTTCCCGTGCTCTCGATCCTCGCCGCCCTCGTCGTGCGCCGGATCGCCGAGCGGCTGCGCGAGGGCTTCGTTTACCGCGTGGTTTCGCGTTCTCTGCTTGGGGGATTGGCGGCGGCGACCCTGATCTACCAGGGACTGGATCTATTGCAGACCCAACCTTGGCTGCCGGCATTCGGCGCCCAAAGCAAGTCGGCTTGGCTGGCGGAGCAGGTCGGCGATTTCCGCGCCGTGCGGTTCATCGCCGAATCCTTGCCGGCGGAAGCCAGGGTCATGATGCTGTGGGACGGTCGCGGATATTATTGTGATCAGCGGTGCGTCCCGGATACGCTGCATGCCCAATGGACGGTCCGGGTTGCGGGAGGCGGCGATCCGGCGGCGGTGGCGGCGGGATTGCGTGCGGAAGGGTTCACGCACCTCCTCCTCAGCGGAAGCGACGCCGCGTTCCTGTTAAGCCATGATCCGGATGGATCCCAGCGGGCGGCTTGGGATTATCTTATCCGGGAATTCCTTCCCTCCTGCG